A segment of the Fibrobacter succinogenes subsp. succinogenes S85 genome:
TCCTGCGGGCTCGACAATTTGTTCCAATGGCTCTAATTGCGGAATTTCAAAGATTCCATCGTAAAAAGAGCGTTCCAGCAATTCTGGACGCAATCCGTCGTCAAAGGCGTTTATGCGCATATTTATTCCTCTTTTGAAGATTTTACTTGTTTTTGTGGAATAGATATGCTAAATTAATACCTACGTTAGTTGTTAACTAGGATTTGCTTTAGCATATCTGGGAATGGACTTGAATAAGATTGTTCGCTGCAACTTGTTCGAGTCCTTTCTTTTTAACCCATTGCTTGTTCGGCAGATTCAATATCAATCTCAATCGATTTTTTGATATCCTCCGGCATTTTGTCATGGATTCTGTGTATCGCCTCGATGAATTCCTTGGATTGAGTTTTAGTTGCGATTTCATCAAACATTTCGCTAATCCAGTAGATATCATCAGGACTGCATTCGTTTTCAAGGAACGAGAGTCCTTCCTGCAGGTTATCCGTAATCATTGCAAGGATTTTTTCGTGGCATTGTTCAATGCCGTAATCCCAGTTGTCCATCGTTTCATCCGCGATTCTTTTGCGTTCAACAATGATTTTGTTGAATTCATTCTTGTCTATCATTTTTTTACTCCTATGGTTGAATTTTGTCAGGGAACACAGTTCCGATTTGCCCATTTGTTTTGATTACACCTACACGAACGCCCTTGAAAGTCCCGTACATAATCCTTCCATCCGGGAAATTACGGTTCCTGTGTAACTGGGCTACATGTTCTCCAGCCCGTTTAATAGTTTTTTCACTCCATGACGTAGGAAACCAAGATTGGTTTATCCCCGTACGTTTCGCTCTTGTCGAATGCAAAGGGATGTTCCCGACACGAACACCATTGGAATACACCTTCACAATATTATATGGAATGCCATATTTATCAAGAAGGTCCATTCCCTTTTGTCCGTGACCACCACTCATCAGCTTTAATGGGTCGGTTGGTCTTTGCGGCCTTGTGAATTTTCCCTCCGATGAATGA
Coding sequences within it:
- a CDS encoding EndoU domain-containing protein; amino-acid sequence: MGTSKPGRYMNTKGSARTMSQFSLVHSSEGKFTRPQRPTDPLKLMSGGHGQKGMDLLDKYGIPYNIVKVYSNGVRVGNIPLHSTRAKRTGINQSWFPTSWSEKTIKRAGEHVAQLHRNRNFPDGRIMYGTFKGVRVGVIKTNGQIGTVFPDKIQP